In Candidatus Neomarinimicrobiota bacterium, the following are encoded in one genomic region:
- a CDS encoding NADH-quinone oxidoreductase subunit K, whose amino-acid sequence MISYLIYVLCFALFLVGVYGILTKRDLIKIILATGIMGYSANLFLILFAYKKGALYPILSKGEEVKAMVDPLPQALVLTSIVIELGITAMLVALAIKLYERYKTFDITKIRRLSG is encoded by the coding sequence ATGATTTCCTATTTAATATATGTTCTTTGTTTTGCTCTATTTCTTGTCGGAGTGTATGGAATTTTAACGAAAAGAGATCTTATAAAAATTATATTAGCTACTGGTATAATGGGTTATTCAGCAAATCTATTTCTTATTCTGTTTGCATATAAGAAGGGTGCTCTTTATCCTATATTGTCAAAAGGAGAGGAAGTCAAGGCAATGGTTGATCCTTTACCTCAGGCACTTGTTCTAACATCAATAGTTATAGAGCTTGGTATCACAGCGATGCTTGTAGCTCTTGCTATTAAATTATATGAGAGGTATAAGACATTTGATATTACTAAAATTAGGAGGCTTTCAGGATGA
- a CDS encoding NADH/ubiquinone/plastoquinone (complex I) has protein sequence MILPFFIIIPLLAAFLITLVSGKKDNWAIILSILAELSVLVLAVFCYVYQIDDIFVYNMSGWKIPFTICLVQDALSCFMIMVVSIIALTSLIYSVTYIRHLVSSWRYYALFMLLVTGMNGVILTGDLFNLFVFMEIALFSAYALVSYGRKAEEFEAAFKYAIMGSISSSLILIGIAITYSYTSSLTMATIAESLKNKPAGVTFWLGSLFLAGFGLKSAMVPFHAWLPDAHSSAPAPISSMLSGVLIKSLGIYTIIRIFYNVFGAPELFKTLFLVFGILSIVIASFLAIGQWDIKRLLAYSSISQIGFILVGLGVGNFYGILGAIFHLLSHAIFKSLLFYNTGAIEMAIGTRDMRDMGDLRKALPVTSFTSMVGSLAIMGMPPFNGFFSKFFIIMGLLQAKMYIVALLVVLGSILTIAYFVKFQRYGFRGKNVIEKEMVAEPIGSGMKFSMAFLALLCLVTSLMLIPGLRETTLDPVINVILDKTGYIKSVLGR, from the coding sequence ATGATCCTCCCGTTTTTCATCATTATTCCGTTGTTAGCAGCGTTTCTAATAACGCTAGTCTCTGGTAAGAAAGATAACTGGGCTATAATATTATCCATACTTGCTGAGCTTTCTGTACTGGTGCTGGCAGTTTTTTGCTATGTATATCAGATCGATGATATATTTGTTTATAATATGAGTGGCTGGAAGATTCCCTTTACTATTTGCCTTGTTCAGGATGCCCTCTCGTGTTTTATGATTATGGTCGTAAGTATAATAGCGCTTACCAGCCTAATATATTCGGTTACCTATATAAGGCATCTGGTTTCTTCCTGGAGGTATTATGCACTGTTTATGCTTCTTGTTACTGGAATGAATGGTGTAATATTGACTGGTGATTTATTCAATCTCTTTGTATTTATGGAAATCGCTCTATTCTCTGCTTATGCACTTGTTTCCTATGGCAGAAAAGCGGAGGAATTTGAAGCAGCTTTTAAATATGCTATAATGGGTTCTATATCATCATCACTTATCCTTATTGGTATAGCGATAACGTATAGTTACACATCTTCGTTAACCATGGCAACAATTGCTGAAAGCTTAAAGAATAAACCAGCAGGGGTGACCTTCTGGCTGGGTAGTCTATTCTTAGCGGGGTTTGGACTTAAGTCAGCAATGGTGCCTTTTCATGCATGGCTCCCCGATGCCCATTCATCAGCGCCCGCTCCAATCTCGTCAATGCTGTCCGGTGTATTGATAAAGTCACTTGGTATTTATACAATTATAAGAATATTTTATAATGTTTTTGGTGCCCCTGAGCTTTTTAAAACTCTATTTTTAGTTTTTGGAATATTATCCATAGTTATTGCCTCTTTTCTAGCAATTGGTCAATGGGATATCAAGAGATTGCTAGCATATAGTAGTATAAGCCAGATTGGTTTTATACTTGTCGGATTGGGAGTTGGAAATTTTTATGGTATACTCGGTGCTATATTTCATCTTTTAAGCCATGCTATATTTAAGTCATTGTTGTTTTACAATACAGGTGCAATAGAGATGGCAATTGGAACAAGAGATATGAGAGATATGGGGGATTTAAGGAAAGCTCTACCAGTTACATCGTTCACGTCTATGGTTGGTAGTCTTGCAATAATGGGAATGCCCCCTTTTAATGGATTTTTCAGTAAGTTTTTCATAATAATGGGATTATTGCAAGCAAAGATGTATATAGTGGCATTATTAGTTGTGCTCGGCAGTATCTTAACTATTGCCTATTTTGTCAAATTTCAGAGATATGGATTCAGGGGAAAAAATGTGATAGAGAAAGAGATGGTTGCAGAACCTATTGGTTCGGGAATGAAATTTTCAATGGCATTCCTTGCTTTACTATGTCTTGTAACTAGCTTGATGTTAATACCAGGGCTAAGAGAGACAACATTAGATCCAGTTATAAATGTTATTCTTGATAAAACGGGTTATATTAAATCTGTACTTGGGAGGTAA
- a CDS encoding Na+/H+ antiporter subunit G: MIREIIGLIFIIIGVTFDFLGVLGLVRLPDVYNRLQAATKCVTFGSAGVLFGVFILQGFNSFGFKALIGIIFIFLTSPVAAHAISRASHRSGIPLTKETVVDKYQEDHELREE, encoded by the coding sequence ATGATTAGAGAGATAATTGGGCTAATTTTTATAATCATAGGTGTAACATTTGATTTTCTCGGTGTATTAGGGCTTGTAAGATTACCTGACGTGTATAATCGATTACAGGCAGCGACTAAATGTGTCACTTTTGGTTCAGCAGGTGTTTTATTTGGAGTATTTATATTACAGGGATTTAATAGCTTTGGTTTTAAGGCTCTTATAGGAATTATATTTATATTTCTAACATCACCTGTAGCCGCACATGCAATTTCCAGAGCATCTCACAGGAGTGGAATTCCATTAACCAAAGAAACAGTTGTAGATAAATATCAGGAAGATCACGAGTTGAGGGAAGAGTAA
- a CDS encoding nickel-dependent hydrogenase large subunit has protein sequence MMERVIPVGPFHPLLEEAEFFTLKVDGEYVVDIDIEIGWLHRGHEFISEQKTFTQSIYLVERICGICSTSHPIAFVHAVEDVADIEVPVRAKIIRTLIGELERIHSHLLWIGLAGHFIGYDTVWMWAWKYREPVLQMFEIISGNRNHYGMMRIGGVGKDVEPDSISDLEKILSSIEKKMYMFAKVVKDDPVLKSRLKGVGVLKKEDAIAYCAVGPTARASGVAIDVRKDEPRDAYDMVNFNIIVLENGDVYDKFVARVLEVIESAKICKQCLKLLRKEKGPVLNNVKEIPPGEGIGRYEAPRGEVLHYVRTDGSNRAVRHKVRAPSYANIPTCKASCIGIPVADALITTASIDPCYCCTERSVKIVDEKNRELHLDLLKLSWEKTERIRRGL, from the coding sequence GTGATGGAACGAGTTATTCCCGTTGGACCTTTTCACCCGTTGCTTGAGGAAGCAGAATTTTTTACTTTGAAGGTTGATGGAGAGTATGTTGTCGATATAGATATCGAGATAGGTTGGTTGCATCGTGGTCATGAATTTATATCTGAACAAAAGACCTTTACTCAATCAATATATCTTGTGGAAAGAATTTGTGGAATTTGCTCCACTTCCCATCCCATTGCGTTTGTGCATGCAGTTGAGGATGTAGCAGATATTGAAGTTCCTGTAAGAGCAAAAATAATTCGTACCTTAATTGGTGAGCTGGAAAGAATCCACAGTCATCTTCTATGGATAGGGCTTGCTGGTCATTTTATAGGATATGATACTGTATGGATGTGGGCGTGGAAATACAGGGAGCCAGTGCTTCAAATGTTTGAAATTATATCAGGAAATAGAAATCACTATGGTATGATGAGGATTGGTGGAGTAGGAAAAGATGTGGAGCCTGATTCCATTAGTGATCTTGAAAAAATATTAAGTAGTATAGAGAAAAAAATGTATATGTTTGCAAAAGTTGTAAAGGATGATCCTGTATTAAAATCAAGGTTAAAAGGTGTGGGTGTATTGAAAAAGGAAGATGCAATAGCATATTGTGCTGTTGGTCCAACGGCTCGTGCCTCAGGAGTTGCGATTGATGTTCGAAAAGACGAACCTAGGGATGCTTATGATATGGTAAATTTTAATATTATTGTTTTAGAAAATGGTGATGTGTATGATAAATTTGTCGCAAGAGTATTGGAAGTTATTGAATCAGCTAAAATCTGTAAACAATGCCTTAAGCTTTTAAGAAAGGAGAAGGGTCCTGTTTTAAACAATGTCAAAGAGATACCACCTGGTGAAGGAATTGGAAGATATGAAGCGCCTCGTGGAGAGGTGCTTCACTATGTCCGAACTGACGGTTCAAATAGAGCTGTTAGACACAAAGTTAGAGCACCGAGTTATGCAAATATCCCTACTTGCAAAGCTAGCTGCATAGGGATTCCTGTGGCTGATGCCTTAATTACCACTGCATCTATAGATCCATGTTATTGTTGCACCGAGAGGTCTGTAAAGATTGTGGATGAGAAGAATAGAGAGTTGCATTTGGATTTATTAAAATTATCATGGGAGAAAACAGAGCGAATTCGGAGGGGATTATAA
- a CDS encoding 4Fe-4S binding protein, whose protein sequence is MKRLLIDIPKLIESGKSVEDIKCEYFYHRKNPGHFSLLEVAEFAVYCRQCKEAFCVLACPKEALERTEYGLIKRYNMRCVGCKSCVLACPFGTIFPDVINYITAKCDYCLKQLEKDAEYQPLCVKTSPDGSLQMVDIEKEDPENYIFFYGEHLAIKSRSWRHKEEKV, encoded by the coding sequence ATGAAGAGATTATTAATTGATATACCGAAGTTAATTGAATCAGGTAAATCGGTAGAAGATATTAAATGTGAATATTTTTATCACAGAAAAAATCCGGGGCATTTTTCGTTACTCGAGGTGGCAGAATTTGCGGTGTATTGCAGACAGTGTAAAGAGGCTTTTTGTGTGCTTGCATGTCCAAAGGAGGCTTTAGAAAGAACGGAATATGGTTTGATAAAAAGATACAATATGCGATGTGTGGGTTGTAAAAGTTGTGTGCTTGCATGTCCTTTTGGAACAATATTCCCCGATGTCATTAATTACATTACTGCTAAGTGTGATTATTGTTTAAAACAGCTGGAAAAAGATGCCGAATACCAACCTCTATGCGTAAAAACTTCTCCTGACGGTTCACTTCAGATGGTGGATATTGAGAAGGAAGATCCAGAAAATTACATTTTCTTTTATGGAGAACATTTAGCGATCAAAAGCAGAAGTTGGCGACATAAGGAGGAAAAGGTATGA
- a CDS encoding multiple resistance and pH regulation protein F, which translates to MKYLRWFLGLIFIATFLYFNFFIYQADIIPKLINVILFSALFVLFRVIFGPSPADRIVAVDILGILIIGMLALFGLFYEKSFFMDIGLIWALLSFIASLAFAKILEGRQLDD; encoded by the coding sequence ATGAAATATCTTAGATGGTTTTTGGGACTTATTTTTATAGCTACATTTTTATATTTTAATTTCTTTATATATCAGGCTGATATAATACCGAAATTGATAAATGTGATTTTATTCAGTGCCCTTTTTGTGCTCTTCAGAGTTATTTTCGGGCCTTCGCCAGCAGATAGAATAGTTGCCGTTGATATCCTTGGGATTCTAATCATAGGCATGCTTGCACTATTTGGCTTATTTTATGAAAAATCATTCTTTATGGATATTGGTTTAATCTGGGCACTTTTAAGTTTTATAGCTTCTCTGGCTTTTGCAAAGATACTTGAGGGGAGGCAGCTTGATGATTAG
- a CDS encoding DUF4040 domain-containing protein, with the protein MPVETWLLFLLSYMIIGSIVALELKNILASIVSIGIVGLGVSVAFLMLQAPDLAIVQFLFEIFALIILVRAFSKKEYHEERAQRVTGVMLAFTIIVLLAVLASSVPIFKALPPFGEPIMGIAKYYIENGAAQTGSANVVTSIILDYRAYDTLGEVTVLFTAILGALTILKVRSKKEEEEENE; encoded by the coding sequence ATGCCTGTAGAAACTTGGCTATTATTCTTATTATCCTATATGATAATTGGATCGATTGTAGCTCTGGAGCTAAAGAATATTCTTGCTTCTATTGTTTCAATCGGAATAGTTGGTCTTGGTGTATCGGTGGCATTTCTAATGCTTCAGGCTCCTGATCTTGCTATTGTTCAGTTTTTATTTGAGATATTCGCACTTATTATTCTGGTAAGAGCTTTTTCGAAAAAGGAATACCATGAAGAAAGAGCTCAAAGAGTAACAGGAGTGATGTTGGCTTTTACAATTATAGTTTTACTGGCAGTTCTGGCTTCAAGTGTTCCAATTTTTAAAGCACTTCCACCATTTGGTGAGCCTATAATGGGGATTGCGAAATACTATATAGAAAATGGTGCGGCACAGACTGGTTCAGCCAATGTTGTAACATCCATAATTCTTGATTATAGAGCCTATGACACACTGGGTGAGGTAACAGTGTTATTTACAGCAATACTTGGCGCATTAACCATTTTGAAGGTTCGTTCGAAGAAAGAAGAAGAGGAAGAAAATGAATAA
- a CDS encoding HAMP domain-containing histidine kinase yields MENSNSLFPFYTVKSLRHRIGWIINLRWLAVFAIMTAIPIARYLFRFEIDYENIYFISTLLLVLNIIYFFFYRYYPFTSFSQEVVFTEIQILLDFVIISFLIHFSGGIENPFYFLYIVNIILSGILLKGILPFINTIFASLLLTMWTILEYLEKVDVYNLWENEPDLSYVIVSLVAFYFLAFASTLLIVDFMKRYRKLKSIIDDKSSQLEETINERDKIFRFTAHELKSPITTLKSTLSVLNKVYSEKIDKEARDLLDRAENRVDQILDMVKDMIEITRYKRPEEEVVKLEEVDFCNWINSILESQKIDAKNKGIELKIGPISCARIVIDTNSLSKIAINLVNNSIRYTNPGGKVTVTPFVNNKEYGVIVEDTGIGIPENEIDKIFNEFYRGKNAKEMERLGTGLGLSLVKQIVDRLGGNIRVESKVGVGSKFIVTLPFAE; encoded by the coding sequence TTGGAAAATTCGAATTCACTTTTTCCCTTCTATACAGTTAAGTCTTTAAGACACAGGATAGGCTGGATTATTAATCTTCGCTGGTTAGCGGTTTTTGCAATAATGACCGCCATTCCAATTGCCAGATATCTCTTTCGATTTGAAATTGATTATGAGAATATATATTTTATTTCCACCTTACTATTGGTTTTAAATATAATATACTTTTTCTTCTATAGATACTATCCTTTTACATCTTTTAGTCAGGAGGTTGTCTTTACAGAAATACAAATACTGCTGGATTTTGTAATTATTTCCTTTTTAATTCATTTTTCTGGCGGAATAGAAAATCCATTCTATTTTCTATATATAGTGAACATAATTTTGTCCGGTATACTTTTAAAGGGGATATTGCCATTTATCAATACTATATTTGCCTCTTTACTTTTAACTATGTGGACAATTCTCGAATATCTTGAAAAGGTCGATGTATACAACCTCTGGGAAAATGAACCAGATTTATCATATGTTATAGTATCCCTTGTGGCTTTTTATTTCCTTGCCTTTGCTTCAACATTACTTATTGTCGATTTTATGAAAAGGTACAGAAAACTTAAATCGATCATTGATGATAAATCGAGTCAACTAGAAGAAACAATAAATGAAAGAGACAAAATTTTCAGGTTTACTGCCCATGAATTGAAATCCCCCATTACTACTCTGAAAAGTACGCTATCTGTATTAAATAAAGTTTATTCAGAAAAAATTGATAAGGAGGCGAGAGATCTTCTTGATCGAGCTGAAAATCGAGTTGATCAGATACTGGATATGGTAAAGGATATGATTGAGATAACAAGGTACAAAAGACCAGAAGAAGAGGTTGTAAAACTTGAAGAGGTGGATTTTTGCAACTGGATTAATTCAATTCTTGAATCTCAAAAGATAGACGCAAAAAATAAAGGTATTGAGCTTAAAATTGGTCCAATCTCATGTGCAAGGATAGTTATAGATACTAATAGTTTAAGTAAAATCGCAATTAATCTTGTAAACAACTCAATTAGATATACCAACCCAGGCGGTAAAGTAACTGTAACGCCTTTTGTTAATAATAAAGAATATGGTGTCATAGTTGAAGATACTGGTATCGGAATACCTGAAAATGAGATCGATAAGATTTTCAATGAATTTTACAGAGGTAAAAACGCAAAAGAAATGGAACGATTGGGAACTGGACTGGGATTGTCTCTTGTAAAGCAAATTGTTGATAGATTGGGTGGGAATATTAGGGTAGAAAGCAAAGTAGGAGTTGGTAGTAAATTCATTGTTACATTACCTTTTGCTGAATAG
- a CDS encoding NADH-quinone oxidoreductase subunit H codes for MNWWYLFYLLVFPGLIFTAVVGLLVGWIDRKVSARVQFRVGPPLFQNFYDFIKLLGKETIIVRNSLKSLFVLSPLIAFATFVLVSTIVGVPLFFGESFYGDIFVVMYLLMIYSVMVILGGASTGNVYSSLGAGREIKLLLADELSFILVCLIPIIKSGYKIKLEEIVIAQSSVPFIASVSGVIAFIFGILCIQAKMVLPPFHIPEAETEIVEGPFIEYSGPLLGFWKLNQFMMWVFYPFLLILLFLGGYNSNGLGLLWFILKYIGIVVLMILIKNTNPRIRIDTAIKFFWRLATPIVFIGVILAIYGV; via the coding sequence ATGAACTGGTGGTATTTGTTTTATCTTCTTGTTTTCCCGGGTCTGATTTTTACGGCGGTTGTAGGACTACTTGTCGGGTGGATTGATAGAAAAGTCTCTGCAAGAGTACAATTTCGTGTTGGACCTCCTTTATTTCAAAACTTTTATGATTTTATAAAATTACTCGGAAAAGAAACGATAATAGTTAGGAATAGTTTAAAATCACTGTTTGTACTTTCACCTTTAATAGCGTTTGCAACGTTTGTTCTTGTTTCCACGATCGTAGGAGTACCATTATTCTTCGGTGAAAGTTTTTATGGTGATATATTTGTTGTTATGTATTTATTAATGATTTACTCTGTAATGGTAATACTCGGTGGAGCATCGACAGGGAATGTTTACTCAAGCCTTGGTGCTGGCAGAGAAATAAAGTTACTGCTAGCAGATGAGCTTTCATTCATTCTGGTATGTCTTATCCCAATAATCAAATCGGGATATAAAATAAAATTAGAGGAAATAGTAATTGCACAGTCATCTGTTCCTTTTATTGCTTCTGTATCGGGTGTAATTGCATTTATTTTTGGGATTTTGTGTATTCAAGCGAAAATGGTTTTACCTCCCTTTCATATACCAGAAGCTGAGACTGAAATTGTCGAGGGACCATTTATAGAATACTCAGGTCCTCTTTTAGGTTTCTGGAAATTGAATCAGTTTATGATGTGGGTATTTTACCCTTTTTTGCTAATCCTATTATTTCTTGGGGGATATAATTCTAATGGTTTAGGTCTTTTGTGGTTTATTTTAAAATATATCGGAATAGTGGTATTAATGATATTGATAAAAAATACCAATCCAAGAATTAGAATTGATACTGCTATAAAATTTTTCTGGCGGCTTGCTACGCCGATCGTTTTTATTGGTGTTATACTCGCTATATATGGGGTTTAA
- a CDS encoding hydrogenase maturation protease produces MNFKELFSIIENGGYKKILIIGIGNELRGDDRAGLILAEKVFENLSIFIPTIKKIIAGTNPENYIEKMIKFSPELIIIFDSSDFGAEPGTVQLFRREDISNNSISTHAYSIGIIEDYIKRSINSDVFYVLIQKKNTEFGRKISREVLKGIEEF; encoded by the coding sequence ATGAATTTTAAAGAATTATTCAGTATAATTGAAAATGGTGGATACAAAAAGATATTGATAATTGGAATTGGGAATGAACTTAGGGGAGACGACAGAGCAGGACTGATATTAGCTGAAAAGGTTTTTGAGAACCTAAGCATTTTTATCCCAACAATAAAAAAGATAATTGCAGGTACAAATCCAGAAAACTATATTGAGAAAATGATAAAATTCTCACCTGAATTGATAATAATTTTCGATTCATCCGATTTCGGTGCTGAGCCAGGGACGGTTCAATTATTTAGAAGAGAAGATATAAGTAATAACTCAATAAGCACTCATGCTTATAGCATAGGTATAATTGAAGATTATATAAAAAGGTCTATAAATTCTGATGTGTTTTATGTTTTAATACAGAAGAAAAATACTGAATTTGGCAGGAAAATATCACGAGAAGTTCTAAAAGGCATTGAGGAATTCTAA
- a CDS encoding Na+/H+ antiporter subunit E codes for MSIKLKSRIVVFILSFLVWVALTSIRDLQEVVAGIFIALIVSLLAGGFFIQEKSRGRLLKRIFYGVIYIFKFLWEMFKANLHVAYIVINPKLPIKPGIVKIKSKLSKDTGLTALSNSITLTPGTLTVDINKEKGELYIHWIDVASPDVDEATKEIGGRFEKILLEVFE; via the coding sequence ATGAGCATAAAGTTAAAAAGTAGGATAGTTGTATTTATACTCTCGTTTTTAGTCTGGGTTGCTCTTACAAGTATAAGAGATTTACAGGAGGTAGTAGCGGGAATATTTATAGCTTTAATAGTGAGCTTACTCGCTGGTGGATTCTTTATTCAGGAGAAAAGTAGAGGACGTCTTTTAAAAAGAATTTTTTATGGAGTAATATATATATTCAAATTTCTATGGGAAATGTTCAAAGCAAATTTACATGTTGCGTATATTGTAATTAATCCGAAACTACCAATAAAACCAGGTATTGTTAAAATAAAATCTAAGCTTTCAAAAGATACAGGACTTACAGCGCTTTCGAATTCGATTACATTGACTCCGGGTACGCTAACGGTTGATATTAATAAAGAAAAGGGGGAGCTATATATTCACTGGATTGATGTTGCTTCTCCAGATGTGGATGAAGCAACAAAAGAAATAGGTGGTAGATTTGAAAAAATACTGCTGGAGGTGTTTGAATGA
- a CDS encoding NADH-quinone oxidoreductase subunit C codes for MGKDIYEEFKAKFGDIIHVRREKSNRLYFFVPEKNLRSVVKYIFNEIGCRLSTATALERPDGFEVIYHFSHDKTGKYFCPTVFISNKDQPSMNSITPIVKGAEWIEREIMEMFGIRFKGHPRPEKLLMLNNPGNLDRPLRIGGK; via the coding sequence ATGGGTAAAGATATTTATGAAGAATTTAAAGCAAAGTTTGGTGATATTATCCATGTAAGAAGAGAGAAAAGTAATCGATTGTACTTCTTTGTCCCTGAAAAGAATTTGCGTTCGGTAGTTAAATATATTTTTAATGAAATTGGTTGTAGGCTGTCAACTGCTACAGCTCTTGAACGTCCTGATGGTTTTGAAGTTATTTACCATTTTTCACATGATAAAACAGGCAAGTACTTTTGTCCAACGGTTTTTATTTCAAATAAAGACCAGCCTTCTATGAATTCCATTACTCCAATTGTAAAAGGTGCTGAATGGATTGAGAGAGAAATAATGGAAATGTTTGGAATACGGTTTAAAGGACATCCGAGGCCTGAGAAATTGCTTATGCTCAATAATCCTGGTAATTTGGACAGGCCATTAAGAATAGGAGGAAAGTGA
- a CDS encoding 4Fe-4S binding protein has protein sequence MYAPKLRELVEALRSLFSRPYTTRFPKGKYEPVKEYRGFPQFFEEDCVGCGTCYQVCPAGAIEMNDDIKKGVRVLKIDYSSCIQCGQCEEHCITERGIRITTKYSVPIFSLSEDNYFNVIEKKLVKCEICGKSFACEDHLHFIRKRLGAKSYAHPNLLIGLQKKLGSIPEAKYKGRIRREDYIKEVCPICRHKIVVEDEF, from the coding sequence ATGTATGCACCAAAATTAAGAGAATTAGTGGAAGCTCTGAGGTCTTTATTTTCAAGACCATATACGACGCGTTTCCCGAAGGGAAAATATGAACCTGTGAAGGAATATAGAGGTTTCCCCCAATTTTTTGAGGAAGATTGTGTAGGCTGTGGTACCTGCTATCAGGTTTGTCCTGCTGGAGCAATAGAGATGAACGATGACATTAAAAAAGGAGTTAGGGTTTTAAAAATTGATTATAGTTCCTGTATCCAGTGTGGTCAATGTGAAGAACACTGTATTACAGAGAGGGGGATTAGAATTACCACAAAATATTCTGTCCCAATTTTTAGTCTATCAGAAGATAATTATTTTAATGTCATAGAGAAAAAACTTGTTAAGTGTGAAATTTGTGGAAAGAGTTTTGCCTGTGAAGACCATTTGCATTTTATAAGAAAAAGATTGGGAGCAAAATCATATGCTCATCCAAATCTTTTGATTGGATTACAGAAAAAATTGGGAAGTATCCCTGAAGCAAAATATAAGGGGAGAATCAGAAGAGAAGACTACATAAAAGAGGTATGCCCTATCTGTCGTCACAAGATTGTTGTAGAGGATGAATTTTAA
- the nuoB gene encoding NADH-quinone oxidoreductase subunit NuoB gives MSWYTKKLAKSIWVFHVSASPCNNCDIEILSLLTPKYDVERFGIKLVGSVRHADALLVTGIMNKKVAPRVKYIYEQAPKPVFVIGVGSCPASGIMFRDSYNFPAQEMEEIPFNVYIPGCPPKPEAMLEGIVKLLEALNG, from the coding sequence ATGAGTTGGTATACAAAAAAATTAGCAAAATCCATATGGGTGTTTCATGTAAGTGCATCACCCTGTAATAATTGCGATATTGAAATACTTAGTTTGTTGACTCCGAAGTATGATGTTGAAAGGTTTGGTATAAAATTGGTAGGTTCCGTCAGACATGCCGATGCACTTCTTGTAACGGGTATAATGAATAAAAAAGTCGCTCCAAGAGTTAAGTATATTTATGAGCAAGCTCCAAAACCTGTTTTTGTTATTGGAGTTGGAAGCTGTCCAGCGTCAGGTATCATGTTCAGAGACAGTTATAATTTCCCTGCCCAAGAAATGGAAGAAATTCCTTTTAATGTATATATACCGGGCTGTCCACCAAAACCAGAAGCTATGCTTGAAGGTATTGTAAAACTATTGGAGGCACTTAATGGGTAA